The proteins below come from a single Necator americanus strain Aroian chromosome V, whole genome shotgun sequence genomic window:
- a CDS encoding hypothetical protein (NECATOR_CHRV.G18713.T2), with product MEDEFGARSRSRIENTGLLSRTPCLEDEAATASGSNTSPSINPTVLLSAEHPETSFGEVTRFMRCKQKGLEKFSRVLPGDERIHENIFVEKPILGPPDESVTTVYDAVRRAASITSDGPFFGELKDGKYAWKSYETVSRDAQVLGSALLQLGIKPGENTKVGIAGVHSVRYMIAVHALVSYSMVLVPLYHNSKVDALCDIINKCDLEVVFCDNEARAETFIKKVNEGVIRTPKKFIILNTTNKQPNGEHDAVHGLEVYSYDYVYKLGEQHVQSVVPPSPNSTYIICFTSGTTGQPKGVMLTHRSLLAAVAGIYIQFTSPPNNLSYGRDDVYFSFLSLAHIYEHLMQTFTIYNGGRIGIYSGDVSRLLTDIQILQPTIISLVPRLLNKLHDQIHAQFTKKNILVRKLFEYAKQAKLKLLHNGIQKHDTVWDKLIFKKIHQAVGGHVRMLTTGGAPVIPAVMDFSRIAYGCPLVEGYGQTECAAAGTLSMPCDTSSGHVGGPSPWAQVKLVDVPEMGYFSAENKGEVCFRGVAVMKGYYLDEELSSKTVDDEGWLHTGDIGEWLPNGALKVTDRKNALFKLAQGDFVSPEQIETAYLNSNLIDQIFVTGLTTRSFLVAVAVANTEVLRGALKARNDLAKYADQPVENLLADAEVRRFVLQELNRSGKQKGLQSIELIRNIHLISEELTAESGLVTPTLKLRRHLLKQKFAKEIERMFAEEKTL from the exons ATGGAGGATGAATTCGGTGCGAGATCTCGCTCTAGAATAGAGAATACTGGGCTTCTCTCAAGGACCCCATGCCTTGAGGATGAGGCAGCAACCGCTTCAGGCAGCAATACCAGCCCATCGATTAATCCAA CAGTTCTTCTCTCTGCCGAACATCCGGAAACGTCGTTTGGCGAAG TTACGCGGTTCATGCGGTGCAAACAGAAAGGACTCGAGAAATTTTCGCGTGTTCTACCTGGTGATGAGAGGATTCATGAGAATATATTCGTTGAAA AGCCAATTCTTGGTCCTCCCGATGAGTCTGTTACAACTGTCTACGACGCCGTGAGAAGGGCGGCCTCGATCACATCAGACGGGCCGTTCTTTGGGGAGCTGAAAGATGGAAAGTACGCATGGAAAAGCTACGAAACG GTGTCACGTGATGCACAAGTTCTTGGCTCCGCTTTGTTACAACTGGGAATCAAACCCGGAGAAAACACCAAAGTGGGCATTGCTGGAGTGCACTCCGTAAG GTATATGATTGCTGTACATGCTTTAGTTTCCTACAGTATGGTGCTCGTACCTCTTTATCATAACTCTAAAGTCGACGCATTATG TGACATAATCAATAAATGTGACCTGGAAGTGGTTTTCTGCGATAATGAAGCTCGCGCTGAAACATTCATCAAAAAAGTTAACGAGGGAGTTAttcgaacaccaaaaaagttCATTATCCTGAACACTACCAACAAACAGCCGAACGGCGAACACGATGCCGTACATGGTCTTGAG GTCTACTCCTACGATTATGTCTACAAACTTGGCGAACAACATGTTCAATCTGTTGTTCCACCATCTCCGAATTCCACATACATTATTTGCTTTACCAGCGGAACTACAG gtCAGCCGAAAGGGGTGATGCTTACTCATCGGTCTCTGCTGGCGGCCGTTGCTGGCATCTACATTCAGTTCACCTCGCCGCCTAATAACCTCTCATACGGGAGAGATGACGTTTATTTCAGCTTTCTTTCCTTAGCACATATTTACGAACATCTTATGCAG ACATTCACTATATACAACGGAGGCCGTATTGGTATATACAGTGGAGACGTGTCGCGTCTTCTAACTGATATTCAG ATTCTTCAACCGACGATCATCAGTTTAGTCCCACGTCTACTGAATAAGCTGCACGATCAAATCCACGCGCagttcacaaagaaaaacattctcGTCAGGAAATTATTCGAATACGCTAAACAg GCAAAGTTGAAGCTGCTGCATAACGGGATCCAGAAGCATGACACCGTCTGGGACaaattgattttcaaaaaa ATTCACCAAGCCGTTGGAGGGCATGTCCGTATGTTAACCACAGGAGGAGCTCCGGTGATCCCAGCGGTGATGGACTTCAGTAGGATAGCATATGGATGTCCACTGGTTGAGGG TTACGGACAAACGGAATGTGCAGCTGCAGGCACGCTTAGCATGCCTTGCGACACCTCTTCCGGTCATGTCGGGGGGCCGTCACCGTGGGCGCAG GTCAAACTCGTGGACGTACCCGAGATGGGCTACTTCTCAGCGGAGAACAAGGGAGAAGTGTGCTTCCGGGGAGTAGCTGTGATGAAGGGTTATTACTTGGACGAAGAGCTTTCCTCTAAAACTGTTGACGATGAA GGATGGCTGCACACGGGGGATATTGGCGAATGGCTCCCCAATGGAGCACTGAAGGTGACAGACAGAAAAAACGCTCTGTTCAAGCTTGCCCAAGGCGACTTTGTATCTCCAGAACAAATCGAAACAGCATACCTCAATTCTAATCTCATCGACCAG ATTTTCGTCACTGGACTAACCACTCGATCTTTCCTCGTCGCAGTTGCAGTTGCGAACACCGAAGTTCTGCGTGGAGCTCTAAAAGCACGAAATGAT TTGGCGAAGTACGCTGATCAACCGGTCGAAAATCTACTCGCTGATGCTGAGGTGCGGCGGTTTGTCCTTCAAGAACTCAACCGTTCTGGCAAGCAGAAAGGTCTCCAGTCAATCGAACTCATCAGGAATATTCACCTCATTTCCGAG GAGCTTACAGCAGAAAGCGGCCTCGTCACCCCAACACTGAAACTTCGTCGACAtcttttgaagcaaaaattcgCCAAAGAAATCGAAAGGATGTTtgcggaagaaaaaacgttatAG
- a CDS encoding hypothetical protein (NECATOR_CHRV.G18712.T2), whose translation MKCQRSAANCRYIEVSVSSSVENFKQKMDFRVPHFVLHDFSDGEESKVIRMILSYARIPYEFKDIDKDDYILEDYPFYSLPMLEVNERKLGNVPSICRQLGWRYELSGQTAGEDSEVDMIAEKTFEARMRIKNWLDHLEHRENHECDETCDSDGAIAFLESYLLPTIEQILRRNGSSWLISHKMTWCDLLVCCLFNPIIYHCPQLFDRYPNVFLHNKRIAQMEEFTGFLYNVREQRFSPPA comes from the exons ATGAAATGCCAG AGATCTGCTGCGAATTGCCGCTACATCGAAGTTTCCGTATCATCGTCTGTCGAGAACTTCAAACAAAAG atggatttCCGAGTGCCGCACTTTGTGTTACACGACTTCAGCGACGGCGAAGAGTCAAAAGTGATCCGTATGATTCTCAGCTACGCGCGCATCCCCTACGAATTCAAGGACATCGACAAGGATGATTACATTCTCGAAG ATTACCCATTTTATTCTCTTCCGATGCTGGAGGTTAATGAGCGGAAACTTGGGAACGTTCCTTCAATTTGCAGGCAACTGGGATGGAGATATG AATTGAGTGGCCAGACCGCGGGCGAAGACTCGGAAGTGGACATGATCGCCGAAAAGACATTTGAAGCCCGAATGAGGATCAAAAACTGGCTCGATCACCTGGAACATCGCGAAAATCACGAATGTGAC GAAACATGCGATTCAGACGGTGCGATTGCATTCTTGGAGTCGTATCTCCTTCCCACAATTGAGCAGATCCTGCGGCGGAACGGTTCTTCCTGGCTTATTTCTCATAAG ATGACGTGGTGCGATCTGCTTGTGTGCTGTTTGTTCAACCCAATCATCTACCACTGTCCCCAACTTTTCGACCGGTACCCTAACGTTTTCCTACACAACAAACGAATCGCTCAGATGGAGGAATTCACGGGTTTTCTCTACAATGTTCGCGAGCAACGATTTTCTCCACCCGCTTAA
- a CDS encoding hypothetical protein (NECATOR_CHRV.G18713.T1), producing the protein MEDEFGARSRSRIENTGLLSRTPCLEDEAATASGSNTSPSINPITRFMRCKQKGLEKFSRVLPGDERIHENIFVEKPILGPPDESVTTVYDAVRRAASITSDGPFFGELKDGKYAWKSYETVSRDAQVLGSALLQLGIKPGENTKVGIAGVHSVRYMIAVHALVSYSMVLVPLYHNSKVDALCDIINKCDLEVVFCDNEARAETFIKKVNEGVIRTPKKFIILNTTNKQPNGEHDAVHGLEVYSYDYVYKLGEQHVQSVVPPSPNSTYIICFTSGTTGQPKGVMLTHRSLLAAVAGIYIQFTSPPNNLSYGRDDVYFSFLSLAHIYEHLMQTFTIYNGGRIGIYSGDVSRLLTDIQILQPTIISLVPRLLNKLHDQIHAQFTKKNILVRKLFEYAKQAKLKLLHNGIQKHDTVWDKLIFKKIHQAVGGHVRMLTTGGAPVIPAVMDFSRIAYGCPLVEGYGQTECAAAGTLSMPCDTSSGHVGGPSPWAQVKLVDVPEMGYFSAENKGEVCFRGVAVMKGYYLDEELSSKTVDDEGWLHTGDIGEWLPNGALKVTDRKNALFKLAQGDFVSPEQIETAYLNSNLIDQIFVTGLTTRSFLVAVAVANTEVLRGALKARNDLAKYADQPVENLLADAEVRRFVLQELNRSGKQKGLQSIELIRNIHLISEELTAESGLVTPTLKLRRHLLKQKFAKEIERMFAEEKTL; encoded by the exons ATGGAGGATGAATTCGGTGCGAGATCTCGCTCTAGAATAGAGAATACTGGGCTTCTCTCAAGGACCCCATGCCTTGAGGATGAGGCAGCAACCGCTTCAGGCAGCAATACCAGCCCATCGATTAATCCAA TTACGCGGTTCATGCGGTGCAAACAGAAAGGACTCGAGAAATTTTCGCGTGTTCTACCTGGTGATGAGAGGATTCATGAGAATATATTCGTTGAAA AGCCAATTCTTGGTCCTCCCGATGAGTCTGTTACAACTGTCTACGACGCCGTGAGAAGGGCGGCCTCGATCACATCAGACGGGCCGTTCTTTGGGGAGCTGAAAGATGGAAAGTACGCATGGAAAAGCTACGAAACG GTGTCACGTGATGCACAAGTTCTTGGCTCCGCTTTGTTACAACTGGGAATCAAACCCGGAGAAAACACCAAAGTGGGCATTGCTGGAGTGCACTCCGTAAG GTATATGATTGCTGTACATGCTTTAGTTTCCTACAGTATGGTGCTCGTACCTCTTTATCATAACTCTAAAGTCGACGCATTATG TGACATAATCAATAAATGTGACCTGGAAGTGGTTTTCTGCGATAATGAAGCTCGCGCTGAAACATTCATCAAAAAAGTTAACGAGGGAGTTAttcgaacaccaaaaaagttCATTATCCTGAACACTACCAACAAACAGCCGAACGGCGAACACGATGCCGTACATGGTCTTGAG GTCTACTCCTACGATTATGTCTACAAACTTGGCGAACAACATGTTCAATCTGTTGTTCCACCATCTCCGAATTCCACATACATTATTTGCTTTACCAGCGGAACTACAG gtCAGCCGAAAGGGGTGATGCTTACTCATCGGTCTCTGCTGGCGGCCGTTGCTGGCATCTACATTCAGTTCACCTCGCCGCCTAATAACCTCTCATACGGGAGAGATGACGTTTATTTCAGCTTTCTTTCCTTAGCACATATTTACGAACATCTTATGCAG ACATTCACTATATACAACGGAGGCCGTATTGGTATATACAGTGGAGACGTGTCGCGTCTTCTAACTGATATTCAG ATTCTTCAACCGACGATCATCAGTTTAGTCCCACGTCTACTGAATAAGCTGCACGATCAAATCCACGCGCagttcacaaagaaaaacattctcGTCAGGAAATTATTCGAATACGCTAAACAg GCAAAGTTGAAGCTGCTGCATAACGGGATCCAGAAGCATGACACCGTCTGGGACaaattgattttcaaaaaa ATTCACCAAGCCGTTGGAGGGCATGTCCGTATGTTAACCACAGGAGGAGCTCCGGTGATCCCAGCGGTGATGGACTTCAGTAGGATAGCATATGGATGTCCACTGGTTGAGGG TTACGGACAAACGGAATGTGCAGCTGCAGGCACGCTTAGCATGCCTTGCGACACCTCTTCCGGTCATGTCGGGGGGCCGTCACCGTGGGCGCAG GTCAAACTCGTGGACGTACCCGAGATGGGCTACTTCTCAGCGGAGAACAAGGGAGAAGTGTGCTTCCGGGGAGTAGCTGTGATGAAGGGTTATTACTTGGACGAAGAGCTTTCCTCTAAAACTGTTGACGATGAA GGATGGCTGCACACGGGGGATATTGGCGAATGGCTCCCCAATGGAGCACTGAAGGTGACAGACAGAAAAAACGCTCTGTTCAAGCTTGCCCAAGGCGACTTTGTATCTCCAGAACAAATCGAAACAGCATACCTCAATTCTAATCTCATCGACCAG ATTTTCGTCACTGGACTAACCACTCGATCTTTCCTCGTCGCAGTTGCAGTTGCGAACACCGAAGTTCTGCGTGGAGCTCTAAAAGCACGAAATGAT TTGGCGAAGTACGCTGATCAACCGGTCGAAAATCTACTCGCTGATGCTGAGGTGCGGCGGTTTGTCCTTCAAGAACTCAACCGTTCTGGCAAGCAGAAAGGTCTCCAGTCAATCGAACTCATCAGGAATATTCACCTCATTTCCGAG GAGCTTACAGCAGAAAGCGGCCTCGTCACCCCAACACTGAAACTTCGTCGACAtcttttgaagcaaaaattcgCCAAAGAAATCGAAAGGATGTTtgcggaagaaaaaacgttatAG